The following is a genomic window from Nocardioides thalensis.
GGGCATGTTCGTCCCCCTGATCGTCCGTGCCACCGAGGATGCGCCGGAGGCCAACGACGTCGTCGCCGGCTGGACCGGCTTCGCCGTGTTCGTCGGGCTGATCCTCGCCGTCGTCGTGATCGCGTTCTTCCTCGTGCGGTCGCTGCGCAAGGCGGACAAGGCGGAGGACGAGGGTCTCTACGACCACAAGCCGACGCGCGGCGCCACCGCCACCGGCACCGGGGGCAGCACCAGCAGCACCGGCAGCACGGTCGAGCCGACCGAGAAGAGCGACTGAGCCATGGTCGGCATGGACCAGCTGCTCGGCTTCGGCCTGGCCGCGCTGGTCCTCATCGTCATCCCCGGGCCGAGCGTCGTGTTCACCGTCGGCCGGGCCGTCGCCTACGGCCAGCGGGTCGCGCTCGCGACGGTCGTCGGCAACACCGCCGGCCTCTTCCTCGTCATGGTGCTCGTGGCCGTCGGCCTGGGCGCGGTGGTGGCGCAGTCGATCCTGGTGTTCACCGTCATCAAGCTCGCCGGCGCCGCCTACCTTGTGTGGCTCGGCATCCAGGCGTTCCGGCACCGACGCGAGCTGCAGCTCCACCCCGACGGGCGGACGCCGCTGACCTGGCGCACCGCGGTGCGGCAGGGCTTCATCGTGGGCGTCACCAACCCGAAGGCGTTCATGATCTTCGCGGCGCTGCTGCCGCCGTTCGTCGACCGTGACCTCGACGGCTTCTGGCACTCGGTGCCGGCGCAGATGTTCGTGCTGGGCTCCGCCGCGGTCGTGCTCGGCCTGCTGTGCGACTCCGTGTGGGCGCTCGCCGCGGGTCGCGCGAGGGACTGGTTCGCCGGCTCCCCGAAGCGGGGCAGCGCCCTCGGCGCCGTCGGTGGTACGTCGATGATCGGGCTCGGTGTCGGGATGGCCCTCACCGGTCACCGAAGCTGAGGTATCCGCTCACCAGCGCGAGGATCTCCTCGACCAGCTGGTCGCGCGTGACCGGCGGCTGGTCGAGCACCCAGCGCACGGCGAGCTGCTCGAGCGCGATCACCACGACCCACGCGG
Proteins encoded in this region:
- a CDS encoding LysE family translocator, coding for MVGMDQLLGFGLAALVLIVIPGPSVVFTVGRAVAYGQRVALATVVGNTAGLFLVMVLVAVGLGAVVAQSILVFTVIKLAGAAYLVWLGIQAFRHRRELQLHPDGRTPLTWRTAVRQGFIVGVTNPKAFMIFAALLPPFVDRDLDGFWHSVPAQMFVLGSAAVVLGLLCDSVWALAAGRARDWFAGSPKRGSALGAVGGTSMIGLGVGMALTGHRS